GTTGTGCTGTGCACTTTTGACGATGTCTGCGAATGATTTGTTTGAGCGCTTTATTAAACTCCTTTTGAGTTTAATAGATCGTTCCTGGTATTTAGGACATTCCTTCAAAGCGTGTCGGCTTCCTCCACAATGAAGACATATATCCATTACAGATTCGCAATTTTCTTCCTTATGGTGTCCCCCGCATTTCGGGCACATGCTCCTATTGCTGCAATGAGTAACTGTGTGCCCTAGTTGTTGGCAGTTCGAACAGCTCATAATCTTAGGTCGAAATAGGCGCACCGGCAAGCGTAGTTTGCCAATCAGTATGTAGTCCGGTAAAGCTGAACCCTTGAAAGTGAGACGGAATGAGTTTGAAGGATTGAACTTTTTCGTTTCTCCCTCCTCGACCATTGATCCCATTTGACGATACTCAATAATGTCGACAGCAGGGAGTCCCGATTGTTTGAAGAATCCTTTAACTCCTTTCAGATcatccagctctagcgagtcTTCGGAAACCACGCCGTCGATTTCCACAGCGTGGGCTGGTATCCAAACCCGGTACTCCAGAGAAAACAATTTGTCCCTTGCCATCTCATTTGCCTCCTTAGCATTGTTGAGAACGACAACGATCTTGCTGTTGTTGACTCTCCGTATACTTTCAATTCCTGTATAGCGTTTTTCCAAGTCCTTCGCAATTTTCACacggttcagttttttttctccttttggGCGGAAGTAAACGACAAAGTGTTTACCGCCCTCGTTAGGATATTGTCGGATACGGGGAGGTTCTTTCGTACCGGCGTCACCTGAAGAAGAAACTATTTTTCTCGAAGGAAGGTCCAACTCAATGTGATGAAGGATTTTCCGATTCGTTTTGGGGATAGCTCCCGTAAAACTCGGATCTTTGGATAAAACTTCTCCTACAGGAGGGGTAGTGGGGGGAAAATCATCGCTGATTCTATTTCTCTTCCGATTTCCCGGGGAGAAATGATCAGATAAAGAACAGACCGAGTCGCACTCCAAACTAGAATCATCATCAAAAACAGTCGGGGTGGTAACCTGGGGACCCATTTCCCCAGGTTCCTTGATAGATTGATACATTTCTGGCCAACCAGCGAATAAATTCGCCAGGTTAGCCagtacaatttaaaatcaaaaacggAAGAAAAGCGTGATAAAAGAAGTCGAAGTAGAAAGcaactgaggaaaaaaaaaacgttttactTACGTTTGCCGCTTCTTCCCGTATAAATCCAGCTGGTTCTCCTCTTCTTCCCGCTTCCTCGGCGACCCTGGTCCCGTGGCCAGGAGGATCCCTCCGTCGGATTCCCGATTATTTCGGACCAATTaaagaaaagctgaaaaaagatcgaaaaaacaaataagtaAGAGCCGATAAACTGAAGCCATTCACTCCCATCCTGATCTTTGAATCAACAAATAATTTTGGCTACCATGTGTATTTTTCCCAGTTTAGGATctaaattcccgttttttcccggttttcacGGTACGATTTTCAATTTCCGGTTTTCCCCGGTTctcccggttctgtggccaccctgatcatatgtgttatttttatgtgaagttttgttttgctcaataGAAAATATTAAATCTGAAAGCGATATAATCTTGTGAAATTTATATCAAAGGTTGATATAATATTAGATAGACTTTTTGTTATGACGTTAAAGTTCTCCACATCCTAACATAACTCATCTCGATTATAACtcaatttgatataaaaaaatgcgTAACAAAATACccgacatttataaatttttccgtttgttttctcgggaaatatttttacaattttttcatgttttcactCGCAGTATTCctatttcataaaacaatttgaatGCAATGTGTCACCCTTTAAAACTAGATTTACGAATATTTCGAATGTGCCTAACTTGCATCGATGCTTCATTTATACcaataaaataatgtttaaagtgtcttaaacttaattaatgtaaaatatttttgagtttggTTAGCATTTGAGTTATACATGCAGACAAGAGTTTTAGATTTTGTGATCCATTTTTTGTCGTTTAGAATTCTTCTCCTATGCTTTTAAAACTGTCACctaaatatacaaattttctgcgccaaaaatcatataaatttaaataattgtagCTGAACAGTCTTTGAATTATACGTCATGGTCAGGGCCGTAGAAAGAACCGAGTcatggggagggggggttttggtgactgatttttatctatgattttttacccaacaatgcacgaaataaaaaaaatcaaaacaaattatgtttgtgacTATAtacttattcatttttaagttctttcacATTATTAGTTTTCGTATTGAATcgaaactttagaaaattggtccaaaacctaaaaggtgagctaaataATGAACCCTTAAGTAACAAAACATGGAATTCGCCTttatcgatggttaaaatctttgaatttgttcaagaatttggtagatcaaacttatttgatttgagcataaaataaaaaaacttattctatgctcaaaatcacaagcccaatcttcataactgttttgcaaattcaaatatttcaatcatcgatcgaaatatatcaaattttcaaaaataaaagtgagCGATAAAAAACTTTCGGGTCCAATTTGCGAGGTGAACCAAATTTATGATCTTAGTTTGAAATTCGGCTTTCAAAAGAACTGCAGTagtaataatgttaaacaatacaccgagaaaatataaagttttatgctgattttttaagtgaagatcaggtacatgttttttcaacagcaattatttttcataaaaaaaatcaatcgcataatgaaaatcctgtgaatgattttttaaaaataaaataagggttttttcataaaataaaacataaaaaattaactaaaaatctACTCAAAATGTATTTGTGATTGTGATCTCAATGATGTGTACTgtacaaacaaattttcattaaaaaatttaaatatgcaaattaaattgacaagcaaatttttaagttcatgatctcttgaatccctcaaaaatttaatgttgtAAAGTTCATTTACAAACCACAtgtatttctgaattttgaatctgcattctgcaTCTGttttctgaacctgaattcaaaatttcaattttgaatctgtttttccgaatttttaacGATCcttaaatgtacaaaaaataagatttccgAATGTTTATTCCAAATCAGAAATTTATGAGCCAAGTTcaagagccctcattcatgaatctaaaatttaaattctgtagttctgGTTTAATCAcgattcattatttaaattatttattttaaatcttttttgtgaatttgcattaaaatatgaatttcaaatgatgaatttgaatctgagttttcaattttggaacgaaattatgaaaattaaaatatttgaaatatgtgCAAGAAATGCAAGAACTTCGCATTTGAAtatgcaacattttttttttgttttttttttcaaagtcggAAAACTattctaaaaatattgaaaatgcaaaccaaatttgaatcgaaattttaaagCAGTTTGTCATTTCTAATTCCTTCTGATTATTCAAGAGGAATCCTAAACTGTATACAGAATtcgaaaaacgaaaataaaatacaattttgtttattgtatTATAAAACCAGAACatcaaaatgggtttaatttgattttcaatttaatattcagacctgaaacGGCCATTCTAATAGTTATAAgctcatttaaaattaaatttattaattgccATGATGCAATTCGTGAGCGATTTTTTTAGATTACGTAATTTGTACAGATTGTAAAATTACGTAACTAGTATATTTATTACGGCAAACCTCATGTATGAATTTAGATACTTTGTTAAAAATAGGTACATTAAAGTTAAAGTTTTCAATTCAGCTCAAAAGATTTAACCTAcaagttaaagttttttttttgaatttttcatgcaGCCAAACCACGTGCTCAGTATAACTTGTGCCAATATCAATCATTGAATTGCGTTGTAATCGTGCTATGAGGATACCAAAAGTTGATAGGAATCCTATCATAAGATCTTCATGCCATAATTATGATCGTGAgtcgttttttgaaaattttgagttccaACCACCTATAATCAAAAattaactccaattttaaagagaaaaaaaatactgatttgccaattatttacTTTTAACTCATGAACGGTTGCCATTATGACGATGACGCATTAGtacatgaaaagaaaaatgaaaaatgtacaCGTGCCCTAgccgttgaaaaattcaaaaatttctaaattctaaGAACATGTGACTCAACATAAGATACTCTTTTTctaccatattttaaaagaatagTTTTGATTTCATGGAAAGCAATTGATAGAGTGATTTCGTAACCATCTTTACACCACTATCTTCGTTTGCTCATTTCATCCAATGCATTCAAGTTAAATCATAttgaaattacttaaaattgagagaaaaaaattaaagaactaTAGCTTTTTAGTAGAATTAcattttacaacaaaaaataacaaacagaaATACCGCAATTCCCAGGGTCACGAAATTAGGTCAGACTTCAAACGTCTCAAGCGCAAGATTCCATATAGGGATTTTGAATGGAAGACAGCAAATCAAGGAAAAATGTGTCTCCCCACCTTTCCAAATGCTTAAAGTGATAATTTTCAGTAATCACCCCACAATAGTACTATCGGAAAATTTTGAGTCTTGTTTTTGTTAAACCCGAGCTTTACATGCACATAATTTAAACTTACTAGTAAAGGTCTATTTTTAATCGAAATCGCTGTTTCGGAGGCGAATACGTCTTTTGGAAAAGGGCCATTTGCGGGAGCTTTGTATTTTTTCCGTATATAAATCGTATACATTTGGGTAGACAAAACATCAAACTAGCTATTGATAGCAATTTTTCACATCGAAATTGTTTCAAtagtgattttttgttaaatttatagtCCGTGTTTGCCAATTGTAACGTGCCCCACCCTCTTTGAGAACGTTTTCTGCTATTTAATATTTGCTAGTTCCATGTATTGTCTACTAAATGTGCTTTCTAAATTATTTGTCTAAGCATTTTGAGAACGCATAATTCCTCATTTCTTATCAAACGATGGaaaaattgcatttaaaaataacgttttagaTTATATTTTACAATCTGGGTACCAACGATTTACTTCCATCGAACGGCGTTTCTCTAACACGGACATCCCGGGCAAAGAGTAACGGGATCGGCCCTCTCACTTTATGTTATACCTATATCAGTGTTAAGCATACCAACCCAAGTGAAGTGAAAATGACCGAAACCGAAGTTGCTGTCGCGGCTCCTGCTGCTGCATCCCCGGCCAAGGCCAAGAAACCGAAGGCCCCCAAGGGAGAGAAGAAGGCGAAGAAGCCATCCACCCACCCGCCGGTCAACGATATGGTTCTGGCGGCCATCAAGACCCTGAAGGAACGCAACGGATCGTCGCTGCAGGCCATCAAGAAGTACATCGCCGCCAACTACAAGTGCGACGTGGCCAAGCTCTCAACCTTCATCAAGAAGGCCCTGAAGAGTGGCGTCGAGAAGGGAAAGCTGGTACAGACCAAGGGAACCGGAGCTTCGGGATCTTTCAAGATC
This sequence is a window from Uranotaenia lowii strain MFRU-FL chromosome 3, ASM2978415v1, whole genome shotgun sequence. Protein-coding genes within it:
- the LOC129754936 gene encoding histone H1B-like, with the protein product MTETEVAVAAPAAASPAKAKKPKAPKGEKKAKKPSTHPPVNDMVLAAIKTLKERNGSSLQAIKKYIAANYKCDVAKLSTFIKKALKSGVEKGKLVQTKGTGASGSFKIKAAAKPAAGEKKVAKKPKKAAAAKKPKKAAGEKKPAAKKAAAKPKSAAAKKAKAAPAKAAKKAGTAKKAAAPKQKATKPSKTAAKKPKTPKPKKAAPKAKKVAAKK